The following nucleotide sequence is from Salvelinus sp. IW2-2015 linkage group LG26, ASM291031v2, whole genome shotgun sequence.
AGCTGCCTACCTTGCCAGTACCACRGCGAGGAAAGTCTTTCCGACATAAGTGGCCGATGATTCCTGCTGCCAGGGCGTCTCCAAGCACATTGATCATGGTTCGGAATCGGTCCCTGAAAAGACAGGGAATACAAAAGCTCCAGAGATCAGCCTCCCACTCCAACCACAAACATTGTCTCTGAATGCACCAAAATACTTCCCCATAACAACCAGTCTCTCCTATGCCATGAAGTTAGTAAACGATTTAAGGTTTCCCTATTAACTACATGTGTAGCATATGTTCGAATAtgttgtaggcctactgtagataTTGAATATAAGTAATTTGTCATAGTGAACTTACAGCACCCAGTCGATGGCCACAATGAGGGTGATGTCATCAGGCGGCAGACCCACTGACGTCAGGACAATGACCATGGTAACGAGGCCGGCCTGGGGAATCCCAGCAGCACCTATGCTGGCAGCTGTAGCTGTTATACTGTTAGAGACCAAAACAATCAATTKCAAAGCAAGAAGGTGCATTACAATCCTATTCTGCCATGGTAACACTGATATGAGCAATACCTTTTGACAGCCTTATTGCTTGTAAGGATTTTGTATTAAATCAAACACAGTGATTGAATCTCATCAtgaaaataattatatttactCAGTACAGCGATAATGCACATTCACATGTACTAATGTTGTGTGAAAAAAATTTAATATCAGGAGGAATGTTACTTTTTGTCACACCGGTTATAATCTCAGCACCCAGGACCAAGGCTGTCATGGCAGACTACACCGGGTGCTTACTGCTTTTGAGTTTGGACTCAAAGTTTCACCCTGCAGATGCAATGGTAGCTTTATGATTTGAAACCCAATAcatacccagtggtgtaaagtaagtaaaaatactttcaagtactacttaagtagtgtttttggtatctgtaccttactatttatatttttaacaatttacttttacttcactacgttcctaaagaaaataatgtactttttactccatactgtTTCTTtttacacccaaaagtacttgttacattttgaatgcttagcaggacatgaaaatggtccaattcacacacttatcaagaaaacatccctggtcatccctactacctgatCAGGcagattcactaaacacacatgcttcatttgtaaatgatgtctgagtgttgtagtgtgccccaagctatctgtaaataaataaaaacaagaagatGGTGCAATCtggcttgcttaatataaggaactttaaattatttatactttcacttttgatacttaagtacattttagcaattacatttacttttgatacttaagtatatttaaaaccaaatacttagacttttgctcaagtagtattttactaggtgactcacttttacttgagtcattttctattaaggtatctttacttttactcaagtacgacaattgggtactttctcCACCACTGTACATACCTAATGGTGACCAGCTGGCCAAAGTCCAGCTCATAATCGTTGACCTGGGCGATAAAGATGGCCGCCACGGCCTCATAAAGAGCCGTTCCGTCCATGTTAATGGTGGCCCCCACAGGCAGCACAAAGCGTGCTATCTGCCGATCCACATTGCAGTTCTCCAGCAAGCACTTCATAGTGATGGGTAGAGTGGCagaacttgagagagagagagatcgttaACTAAGGGGCTTCTACCATTATGAACTGGTATCCTCTYGATAGAATATTGTCAGTTTTCCTCCTTTTCGCATCCTTCTGTTTACACTCCTTACTTACAACAATTGCAACACTGAGCTTTAAAGCCATTTAAAGTGAATTTTGACATTTAAGTTATTATTATCTTAATACATTTCTGTCCTTGACTGTTCCCCTTGAAACTCACCATACTGGAGATCAGTTGCAACATGATACAGATGAATTTGACTACGGTAAGGGTTTTGTAGTGTTTGAAGCTGATCAATCAAACTCACCATTACAATGTTTATAAGGAACCTTTTTCATGCATTCAGCTCAAACCTCTGACAGTTTTCTTCACatctggtcctggagggccacAGTGTTTGCAAGCATTTGTCCCTGCCCAACACTAGACTTCAGTGAGcgttttttcggctgttcgggcACATTACATTATTGCTTACATTTTTTGCTGGGGGAAAGCCGAAGTTTGGAgccaaagtctacgccccttcttctgtgattggtcaacaggaaggattcttcaataaagtcttagCTGTCATTCAACCAGAGACGACTCGTTtatctgcaattttttttttattgaaaaatactgcaccaagCAGTATAGTTAGATGTGAAACGACGTGACTAAGATCTCTGCAAGAARGCTAAAATAAATGARagatttcttgagttatcttagattcatRCTYACTATTTTGAGGAAATGCATACTGGCTAtggcatctcaaaatggacaKACAGTACTATTGTcgcttttttcttatttttcaagcgaaggtcttttaagggaatATGCGAGCACACAGGTTTGGTTcggctaggcgccagccgaacctgaagcatgctgatgccttAACACACCTGATGAATCAGGTGTTATGGAACTTCGTTGAATGGGGGGCAGTTCCTTTTCTATTCAGGGGGTGAGCTGAAATTCAATTCCTCATAAAAAGCAAAGCTCAATTTCCAATTCAACATGAGTTGAATGCCAATTAATTTCTTGCTGAACTAACTGAATTAAGAAAGGAAATGAACCCAACCCTGGTTGCATACTGCAGACCTTCAGGACAATGAACATCATTGTTCGATGAGAAAAATGGGCACAGAGAGACAACTGCTTACCTTGAGGAGGTGGCCAGTGCTATGACCAAGGCTTGTAGCAGGCCTCTGATGTAAGTGAAGGGGTTTTTCTGAGTCAGGACAAGgtagaagaaggggaggaggatgaggccGTGAACAAACAGCCCGGTCAGAACAGTGATGGTGTACCAGCCCAGCTTCTTCCCAAGATTAGATGGGTCCTGCATGTCAAGGATTTTTCCAGCTACGAGGAATATGATCCCAAATGGAAAATACCTGAAAGAAAAAGGAAGAATGAATTACCTACTGGATATAAAGTAATCTCTAATGTTCTGGATATATAAAACTGtgtttcacttttgttaaatACACACCTCCAAACACTGTCTATACTAGGTCAAATGTCAATGTGTTTTTCCTAATGAGTAGTTTCCACCCAGTGGAACAGAATAAAACGAAATACATCGTAATTTTCTATTATGTTATGTATTGTGAAAACTAGACAAGTACTTTATTCATAAAAAATCATAAGAAAAAAATGTCCCTGTTGTGTCACCCGAGTTGATCCCTGCCTCTAAAACCATGTCAGAGCCAAGAGTCATTCAAGGCTTCTGAGGTCAATCCTATTAGCAATTGAACTTCTATGGTAAGGCCGTTTGAACAATATGGCCGGGCCGTTTGAGGTAAACCTGAGCTGCATGGGTGGTGCCAAAGGTCCCTGGGATTAGTCACTGTTGACCCTGAGCACAGAGTGTGCTACTCCTGGTCGACTAATCCTCGGCATGTGCAGTTCACTGCTGGGTGGAACYAGGCAAGATGATTGCCTAACGTCTCCACCACAGCTTGACCACAAGACGATGACCACGTTCTCACCACATGCCCGTGTACAGGTCGTAGCCTCAGAAAGTCACACTGAACACACATCTGGGTAGCAGACTGTTTCTTTAGATCCCACTAGTTTGAATGGTCATGGGTTATGCTGCTCATAGCAGAAATCCAAAAGGCTAGGTTGCCTATTtctttggtaatttagcagatgcttgtATCCAAAGTGACAGTTTATAGTGACACACATTcagtgtacagtgtacagtattCAGTATACAGTGTACAGTATTCAGTATACAGTGTGGGAATCACACCCACAAACCTGGTGTTGCCGGTACCATCCTCTAACCCACTGAGCCAGTAAATTAGAACCTTTATCATTTAAACTAAAGATAAATATGGTAACGGACACAGATGCTGGTACTTATAAAGCTGGTACCCCGCTTACCAAACAGCAGTGTTGGTGATTTTCATGACACATTCGTTGACGCACTGACACACGTTGACTAGTGGTGCTCCTCTCTCGCCCATTTTCCCCAGCAACAGCCCTgaaggaataaaataaaaatataaatctcGCTCTATCTACTCAGTCTAGAGAGATGGATACATATAATATTGATACTAGAGGGATAGACAGCTGCAGATGTATAATGTAAACAGACAGAtgggaaaaaagaaagaaacagaaaagaCTGGCCTTCAGCATacagtcagtggtggaaaaagtatccaattgtcatacttgagtgaaagtaaagataccttaatagaaaatgactcaagtaaaaMtgaaagtcacccagtaaaatactacttgagtaaaattctaaaagtttTTGGTTTTGATATACTTAAWTATRaaaagtaaatgtaattgccaaAATATACTTAARtgcaaaaaatgtggcaaagaaatgtactttatgtctaGAATactaagtgttatgtttggggcatatccaacacatcactgcgtaccactcctcatattttcaagcatggtggtggctgcttcatgttatgGTTATTCTTGTCATGagtaaggactagggagttttttagtaTAAAATTATATGaaatagagttaagcacaggaaaaatcctagaggaaaaccttgttcagtctgcattCTAAcatacactgggagacaaattcacctttcagcaggacaataacctaaaacacaaggccacatatacactggagttggttaccaagactacattgaatgttcctgagtggcctagttacagttttgacataaattgtcttgaaaatctatggcaagacttgaaaatggctgcgTAGCAATgataacaaccaacttgacagagcttgaagaatattttAAAAGAATAATAGGCAGATATTATACAATTCAGATMtgcaaagttcttagagacctacccagaaagacacacggctgtaatcactgccaaaggggattctaacatgcattgactcaggggtgtgaattctgatgtaaataacatatttctgtatttaattttcaataaatttgcaaaNNNNNNNNNNNNNNNNNNNNNNNNNNNNNNNNNNNNNNNNNNNNNNNNNNNNNNNNNNNNNNNNNNNNNNNNNNNNNNNNNNNNNNNNNNNNNNNNNNNNNNNNNNNNNNNNNNNNNNNNNNNNNNNNNNNNNNNNNNNNNNNNNNNNNNNNNNNNNNNNNNNNNNNNNNNNNNNNNNNNNNNNNNNNNNNNNNNNNNNNNNNNNNNNNNNNNNNNNNNNNNNNNNNNNNNNNNNNNNNNNNNNNNNNNNNNNNNNNNNNNNNNNNNNNNNNNNNNNNNNNNNNNNNNNNNNNNNNNNNNNNNNNNNNNNNNNNNNNNNNNNNNNNNNNNNNNNNNNNNNNNNNNNNNNNNNNNNNNNNNNNNNNNNNNNNNNNNNNNNNNNNNNNNNNNNNNNNNNNNNNNNNNNNNNNNNNNNNNNNNNNNNNNNNNNNNNNNNNNNNNNNNNNNNNNNNNNNNNNNNNNNNNNNNNNNNNNNNNNNNNNNNNNNNNNNNNNNNNNNNNNNNNNNNNNNNNNNNNNNNNNNNNNNNNNNNNNNNNNNNNNNNNNNNNNNNNNNNNNNNNNNNNNNNNNNNNNNNNNNNNNNNNNNNNNNNNNNNNNNNNNNNNNNNNNNNNNNNNNNNNNNNNNNNNNNNNNNNNNNNNNNNNNNNNNNNNNNNNNNNNNNNNNNNNNNNNNNNNNNNNNNNNNNNNNNNNNNNNNNNNNNNNNNNNNNNNNNNNNNNNNNNNNNNNNNNNNNNNNNNNNNNNNNNNNNNNNNNNNNNNNNNNNNNNNNNNNNNNNNNNNNNNNNNNNNNNNNNNNNNNNNNNNNNNNNNNNNNNNNNNNNNNNNNNNNNNNNNNNNNNNNNNNNNNNNNNNNNNNNNNNNNNNNNNNNNNNNNNNNNNNNNNNNNNNNNNNNNNNNNNNNNNNNNNNNNNNNNNNNNNatttacggatagccaggggcacactgcaacacttagacatcatttacagatagccaggggcacactgcaacactaagacataatttacaaacaaatcatgtgtttagtgagtccgctagatcagaggcagtagggatgaccagggatgttctcttgataagtgcgcacattggaccattttcctgtcctgctaatcattcaaaatgtaacgagtacttttgagtgtccgGATGGATGGAGTAAAAGGTACAtcattgtctttaggaatgtggtgaagtaaaagttgtaaaaaatataaatagtaaagtaaagaagtatttaaaagtatttttacttaagtactttacaccactgctggtcTTACCCATAGTGGCAGAGAAGATGACGATCCCCAGCACATTCATCTGTTGGCTGTTGCCAGGTCTGGTCTTGTAGTGGATCTCAGGGGGTGGAGTGAGCTCCAGGAACACTGTCCGACCACTGGGGTCACTTTCATCAGGTATGTCGTACACAAAGTTGGGCTGCACTATGACCCTGGAGACTTTCAGGATAGGAACCAGATCTGTTTTGTACTGGAATCAAGAAGAACATTGCGGATGAGTAAGGCAATATAAACTACAATACCCATCAGCTATAGGGATTTGTTAATCACAACCAATGGAGCATCTGACTTATTAGGAACAATGGTAAATGTGTCATACCTGTACATTCGCATTGGTCTAGTGTTACTCACCTGCTGAAATGTTGCCTCAATAAGATTGGAAGGAACCATATTCCTGTAAAAGATAATATGTTATAATTTAGCATGTTGATATGTTGGTGTCTGCATTAAGGGTGAAACACATGGTCATTCATTAATGATCAGTGTCAGTAAGGTGTAATGAATACAGCACAAGAGAGAGTCATAATAGGTTATAATTATTCCAACTTGATGAGTATGATTATCACAAATAGCATCCTTTTGAATTGTTacaggaagttgtgagccatacAAAGGAAAGTGGTCCTCTGCACTCTGAGAATTGATGTGGTGTATTCTACAGAATGTATATATTCAMTGATGAATACACATTTTGAGATATGTCTGCATAAAATGTGTTTAAAGTATTTGCATGGGCCAAACAAGTAATTTGATGTATTTGCAAAGAAAGTAAGAACTTGTGAAGTGTCTAAGTTGTGAACACAGTAGAGGCCATTTGCCCCCTACGTTATAGGCCCCCTACAGTATGTTATAGGCCGTcactgtaagtaagaatttgctcttaactgacttgcctagtgaaataaaaatMTCAATAAATGTTATCAGTTTAAGTCGGGCTCTCCTCTCTTCCGGTCTGTCCTTAATAGTTGGATAAAGTGGGCAGACCACTCCCACGAGGGCACTTAAAAGAGGGAGGTACGATCAAC
It contains:
- the LOC111952290 gene encoding excitatory amino acid transporter 5-like, with translation MEELLLPTEGEETRSNNSSYSPRGETMYQRVNRFLHGAFVDDVKQWLRGYLKRNGXLTLSVFAVLTGCVLGAVLRGSHLSTQAKIYFSFPGELLMRMLKMLILPLITSSLMSGLSSMEPKACCRVGVLTVTYYLWTTFIAVVVGILLVIIIKPGVGTEMDSIRLGGGPVMTSADALLDLIRNMVPSNLIEATFQQYKTDLVPILKVSRVIVQPNFVYDIPDESDPSGRTVFLELTPPPEIHYKTRPGNSQQMNVLGIVIFSATMGLLLGKMGERGAPLVNVCQCVNECVMKITNTAVWYFPFGIIFLVAGKILDMQDPSNLGKKLGWYTITVLTGLFVHGLILLPFFYLVLTQKNPFTYIRGLLQALVIALATSSSSATLPITMKCLLENCNVDRQIARFVLPVGATINMDGTALYEAVAAIFIAQVNDYELDFGQLVTISITATAASIGAAGIPQAGLVTMVIVLTSVGLPPDDITLIVAIDWVLDRFRTMINVLGDALAAGIIGHLCRKDFPRXGTGKSQPSYGTQNKHNLHDMQNGMPLTELPLHKQDCCYEVMEDTVNESPTIYYNICQV